In Prunus dulcis chromosome 1, ALMONDv2, whole genome shotgun sequence, the following are encoded in one genomic region:
- the LOC117615049 gene encoding uncharacterized protein LOC117615049 has product MSDHLVLYVDRLLRPMAAQQPSEPPEVSSGPEPEPETAGPDPVPDTADPSSSSSAEGAEEEEPLIQTAECRICQDEDSISNLESPCACCGSLKYAHRKCVQHWCNEKGDITCEICHQTYQPGYTAPPRPPSDETTIEIGGGWTLSGTPLSLDDPRILSITEAERQYLDTEYDEYSASSSSGAPFFRSAALILMALLILRHALRVTDSDNGDDTSAIFSLFLLRAAGFLLPCYIMAWAISILQRRQQRQEAAALAATQVAFVLQSGQHMGLQFAVGSGPNGSPQPETA; this is encoded by the exons ATGAGTGACCACCTGGTGTTGTACGTTGACCGTCTCCTCAGGCCCATGGCCGCACAGCAGCCGTCGGAGCCTCCTGAGGTCAGTTCTGGGCCGGAGCCGGAGCCGGAGACGGCTGGACCCGACCCGGTCCCGGACACTGCCGACCCGTCTTCTAGTTCGTCAGCCGAGGGcgcggaggaggaggagccACTGATTCAGACGGCGGAGTGTCGCATTTGCCAGGATGAGGATAGCATTAGCAATTTGGAATCTCCTTGTGCCTGTTGTGGCAGCCTCAAG TATGCTCATAGAAAGTGCGTTCAGCATTGGTGCAATGAGAAAGGAGATATAACTTGTGAAATTTGTCATCAG ACTTACCAACCTGGCTATACTGCACCTCCTCGTCCGCCATCTGATGAAACTACTATTGAAATTGG TGGAGGCTGGACACTTTCTGGCACTCCTTTGAGTTTGGACGATCCACGCATCCTGTCAATTACAGAGGCAGAACGTCAGTATCTGGATACTGAATATGATGAATATTCTGCTTCAAGCAGTAGTGGAGCTCCATTCTTCCGTTCAGCAGCCTTAATT TTAATGGCCCTTCTGATCTTGCGGCATGCACTGAGAGTCACAGATTCCGACAATGGGGATGACACGTCTGCTATTTTCTCT CTTTTCTTGCTTCGAGCGGCTGGATTTCTTTTGCCCTGCTATATTATGGCTTGGGCCATCAGTATCTTGCAGCGTCGACAGCAAAGACAG GAGGCTGCAGCATTGGCAGCAACACAAGttgcttttgttcttcaatCTGGACAACATATGGGTCTACAATTTGCAGTAGGATCAGGACCTAATGGGAGTCCACAACCAGAAACTGCCTAA
- the LOC117614903 gene encoding zinc-finger homeodomain protein 11-like, protein MDFTSANHLTPTATTIKTPDTDTEPPSPSEPKSISNRSLSFPNGSLKPHHPTIPPPQPQPPPTMAVAYKECLKNHAASLGGHALDGCGEFMPSPSSNPMDPTSLKCAACGCHRNFHRRDQHRPKNVLSHHRLLLPAPPTHHHHHSSSPSPTQSPVSSQGPTLSPQSPPPVSHLPPSYFASPPQMLLALSNGVSGPSDGHHHGLHPTTMKAEKYPNEKKRSRTKFSQEQKEKMNLFAEKVGWRMQRSDERLVEDFCNEVGVRRGVFKVWMHNNKHGLKKRSERSGDGGERMIISNVKYETSNGDDEGCVRVGFDSIVNAQTTSYNVNATPQNGGTRASFHLSNNGSSSSS, encoded by the coding sequence ATGGACTTTACCAGCGCTAATCACCTCACACCCACAGCCACCACCATCAAAACCCCAGACACGGACACTGAGCCCCCATCACCATCAGAACCCAAATCCATTTCAAACAGGTCCTTATCTTTCCCCAACGGCTCTCTCAAGCCTCACCATCCCACAATCCCGCCGCCGCAACCGCAACCGCCACCAACAATGGCGGTGGCCTACAAAGAGTGCCTCAAGAACCATGCAGCTAGCTTGGGTGGCCATGCTCTAGATGGGTGTGGTGAGTTCATGCCCAGCCCCTCTTCCAACCCCATGGACCCCACCTCGCTAAAATGCGCCGCTTGTGGCTGCCACCGGAACTTCCACCGCCGTGACCAGCACCGACCCAAAAATGTTCTCAGCCACCACCGCCTCTTGCTGCCAGCGCCACCAactcatcaccaccaccacagcTCCAGCCCAAGCCCAACCCAAAGCCCCGTTTCGAGCCAAGGCCCAACTTTGAGCCCACAGTCTCCGCCTCCCGTCTCACACTTGCCACCCTCCTATTTTGCTTCCCCACCCCAAATGTTGCTGGCTCTCAGCAACGGCGTTTCTGGGCCTTCCGATGGGCACCACCACGGTCTCCACCCAACGACTATGAAAGCTGAAAAGTACCCTAATGAGAAAAAGAGATCCAGGACCAAGTTCAGCCAGGAACAGAAGGAAAAGATGAATTTGTTTGCTGAGAAAGTGGGTTGGAGAATGCAAAGGAGTGATGAGAGGTTGGTGGAGGACTTCTGCAATGAGGTTGGGGTCCGTAGAGGGGTGTTCAAGGTTTGGATGCACAATAACAAGCACGGCCTGAAGAAGAGATCAGAGAGATCAGGTGATGGCGGTGAGCGGATGATTATTAGCAATGTCAAATACGAGACCAGTAATGGAGATGATGAGGGTTGTGTCAGAGTTGGCTTCGACTCCATTGTTAATGCTCAAACCACCAGCTACAATGTCAATGCCACACCCCAAAATGGAGGTACCAGAGCAAGTTTTCATCTTTCCAATAATGGGTCGTCTTCTTCATCGTGA